One genomic segment of Sesamum indicum cultivar Zhongzhi No. 13 unplaced genomic scaffold, S_indicum_v1.0 scaffold00118, whole genome shotgun sequence includes these proteins:
- the LOC105178970 gene encoding uncharacterized protein LOC105178970 translates to MQWMKRGDQCSRVLFRKIAQRRSGRRILQINDDHGVTHSEPEEVINEFVTYYQNLLGGERRQTVIDPQFLQPWARHVLTVEEASSLLLPVTPADVKQAVFDIAEDKAPGLDGDSSGFFKAAWPIVGQEVTTVVMDFFNTGRPPKAINTTLLALIPKSGTSGVCTWRSIGDNIMLAQELFTGYNQSRLPPKCALKVDIRKAYDTVEWDFMIAVMELFGFPSTFVKWIEVCVTTTFSIALNGKPHGFFPGARGLRQGDPVSPYLFVLVMEVLQLGLLQLIDQDELFSFHWKCDTARVFQLGFADDVLLFCHADMDSIRVFKTGGFADDVLLFCHADMDSIRVFKTGQDRFAEWSGLRLNEHKSHLIISRSAQGLREEMMTVLGFQEGVLPMKYLGLPVISSRLTISDCRPLLLKIDKRIAGWEGISLSYAGRVQIIKSVLMALSLYWALAFILPKKVINEIEKRLRTFLWKGTTTSGYFAGHAIHLSFEV, encoded by the exons atgcagtggatgaaacgaggtgaccaatgctcccggGTACTCTTccgtaagattgctcaaaggagatcgGGGAGGAGGATCTtacagatcaatgatgatcatggagtCACCCATTCTGAACCAGAAGAAGTAATCAATGAGTTTGTCACATATTATCAAAACCTCCTAGGTGGGGAAAGACGACAAACTGTGATAGATCCTCAATTCCTCCAACCTTGGGCTCGACATGTATTGACTGTGGAAGAAGCTAGCTCTTTACTATTACCAGTTACACCAGCGGATGTCAAACAggcggtttttgacattgcagagGATAAGGCACCAGGTCTGGATGGGGATTCATCGGGCTTTTTCAAGgctgcatggcctatagtaGGGCAGGAGGTGACTACGGTAGTgatggatttctttaatacagGCCGACCTCCTAAAGCGATCAATACCACCCTTTTGGCGCttataccaaag tccgGGACAAGCGGCGTTTGTACCTGGAGAAGCATTGGCGATAATATTATGCTGGCACAGGAGCTCTTTACTGGATACAACCAGTCCCGTCTACCACCCAAGTGTGCCttaaaagtggacattcggaAAGCTTATGACACGGTGGAATGGGACTTCATGATTgctgtgatggagttatttgggttcccttCTACTttcgtgaagtggattgaggtaTGTGTTACTACGACATTTTCTATTGCgctgaatgggaaacctcatggCTTCTTTCCGGGGGCGAGGGGACTTCGACAGGGTGACCCTGTATCGCCCtacctatttgtgcttgtAATGGAGGTTCTACAACTGGGATTATTGCAACTGATTGACCAGGATGAGTTATTCTCCttccattggaaatgtgaCACAGCCAGAGTTTTTCAATTGGGGTTTGCAGATGATGTATTGTTATTCTGCcatgctgatatggactcaaTTAGAGTCTTTAAGACAGGGGGGTTTGCAGATGATGTATTGTTATTCTGCcatgctgatatggactcaaTTAGAGTCTTTAAGACAGGACAGGATCggtttgctgaatggtcggggcTCAGGCTGAATGAACATAAAAGCCACCTTATTATCTCACGATCGGCACAAGGATTGCGTGAGGAGATGATGACAGTACTTGGTTTTCAAGAAGGGGTGTTACCGATGAAGTATTTGGGACTACCGGTTATATCTTCTCGATTAACTATTTCGGATTGTCGcccattattattaaaaatagataaacgtattgctggttgggagggtatttCTCTGTCTTATGCAGGTAgggtacaaattataaaatctgtaCTCATGGCGCTGAGTTTATACTGGGCATTGGCATTCATTCTACcgaagaaagttattaatgaaattgagaaacgaCTGCGAACATTCCTGTGGAAGGGGACGACAACCAGTGGCTACTTTGcaggacatgcaattcacctATCATTTGAAGTGTGA